A genomic window from Candidatus Latescibacterota bacterium includes:
- the rplK gene encoding 50S ribosomal protein L11, with product MAKKSKKKVLKIVKLQIPGGGATPAPPVGPALGQLQVSSMDFCKQFNAVTQSMQGTIVPVEITVYVDKSFTFVTKSPPASELLRKAAGIAKGSGEPNKEKVAKISMSQVEEIAKAKMKDLNAYNIEGAVRMVEGTARSMGIIVDDGAEE from the coding sequence ATGGCCAAGAAGTCGAAGAAAAAAGTCCTGAAAATAGTCAAGCTGCAGATTCCCGGTGGCGGTGCGACACCAGCACCCCCGGTAGGGCCCGCACTTGGACAGCTTCAGGTGAGTTCGATGGACTTCTGCAAGCAGTTCAACGCTGTAACCCAGAGCATGCAGGGGACTATCGTCCCAGTGGAGATCACGGTTTACGTTGACAAGAGTTTTACTTTTGTCACGAAATCTCCTCCAGCTTCCGAGCTGCTCAGGAAGGCGGCGGGTATTGCCAAGGGTTCAGGCGAACCCAATAAGGAAAAAGTAGCCAAGATATCCATGAGCCAGGTCGAAGAGATCGCGAAAGCGAAGATGAAAGACCTGAATGCCTACAATATTGAAGGAGCCGTTCGCATGGTCGAGGGCACCGCCAGAAGTATGGGCATCATCGTGGATGACGGGGCTGAGGAATAG
- the rplA gene encoding 50S ribosomal protein L1, whose protein sequence is MKRGKKYVDSIARIDRTREYPLDEAVEVIQNLPKAKFDETFEFSARLGVNPKHADQQVRGTVLLPHGTGKDVRVLVLTRGEKEVEAKEAGADFVGSNEFIEKITGGWFDFDVAIATPDMMGEVGKLGRILGPRGLMPNPKVGTVTFDVGKAVKDSKAGKIEYRVDKGSNIHVPVGRVSFEKIKLVENIKALMLELLRAKPASAKGKYILSVYISTTMGPAIRLDSQWLMNELR, encoded by the coding sequence ATGAAGCGCGGCAAAAAATATGTCGACAGCATTGCTAGGATCGACCGCACTCGGGAATATCCTCTTGATGAAGCGGTAGAAGTGATCCAGAACCTGCCGAAGGCGAAATTCGATGAGACCTTCGAGTTCTCGGCGAGGCTGGGCGTCAACCCCAAGCACGCCGATCAGCAGGTTCGTGGTACGGTGCTTCTTCCTCACGGAACGGGTAAGGACGTCAGGGTCCTTGTCCTGACCAGGGGAGAAAAGGAAGTAGAGGCGAAGGAAGCCGGAGCTGATTTTGTCGGATCGAACGAGTTCATCGAGAAGATAACCGGTGGATGGTTCGATTTCGATGTGGCGATCGCCACTCCCGACATGATGGGCGAGGTCGGCAAACTGGGAAGGATCCTCGGGCCAAGGGGCCTGATGCCCAACCCAAAGGTCGGCACCGTCACTTTCGACGTCGGAAAAGCCGTCAAGGATTCGAAGGCTGGCAAGATAGAGTATCGCGTGGACAAGGGATCAAACATCCATGTCCCGGTAGGCAGGGTCTCCTTTGAGAAGATCAAGCTTGTCGAGAACATCAAGGCTCTCATGCTGGAGCTGCTTCGCGCGAAACCGGCTTCAGCCAAGGGGAAATATATCCTGAGCGTATACATCTCAACGACGATGGGGCCAGCTATCAGGCTGGATTCCCAGTGGTTGATGAATGAATTGCGTTAG